In Balaenoptera musculus isolate JJ_BM4_2016_0621 chromosome 19, mBalMus1.pri.v3, whole genome shotgun sequence, one genomic interval encodes:
- the IRGQ gene encoding immunity-related GTPase family Q protein isoform X2 → MPPPRGDVTVLFLGPPGSGKSALIAALCDKDVETVEIPDGRPDSGLPSLRAAGPGLFLGELSCPPAAPGPWAAEANMLVLVLPGPEGNEEPLAPALGEAARAALARGTPLLAVRNLRPEESQHVAQARDHTAARLDSAGLGAAALFVLQTDCRSSDGCEELERLRAALRSQAEALQRLLPPAQDGFEVLGAAELEAVREAFETGGLEAALSWVRAGLERLGSARLDLAVAGRADVSFVLNMLLGLDPDDPGAVPASAPAEPMPYPAPERPNVVLWTVPLGSAGTAAAPHPTHYDALILVTPGPPTEKDWAQVRPLVLPDTPLVCVRTDGEGEDPESLDEEEKSGESLGNAGGGGFENARSEGREKRGPGSHKAGSGEGSEDAGSESLKPVGVGVKKPGSGDSERAAALSPEDETWEVLEEAPPPVFPLRPGGLPGLCEWLRRALPPAQAGALLLALPPTSPRAARTKAAALRAGAWRPALLASLAAAAAPVPGLGWACDVALLRGQLAEWRRALGLEPAALARRERALGLAPGELAERTRFPGPVTRAEVEARLGSWAGEGTAGGAALGALSFLWPAGGAAATGGLGYRAAHGVLLQALDEMLADAEAVLAPQVPAQ, encoded by the exons ATGCCTCCGCCGCGGGGTGACGTGACCGTCTTATTCCTGGGGCCTCCGGGCTCGGGAAAGTCTGCTCTGATCGCAGCGCTGTGCGACAAGGATGTGGAGACGGTAGAGATCCCCGACGGACGGCCGGATTccgggctccccagcctgagagctGCAGGCCCAGGCCTCTTCCTGGGCGAGCTGAGCTGCCCACCCGCAGCGCCGGGGCCGTGGGCGGCGGAAGCCAACATGCTGGTATTGGTGCTGCCCGGCCCCGAGGGGAATGAGGAACCCTTGGCCCCAGCGCTGGGGGAGGCAGCGCGGGCCGCCCTGGCCCGAGGGACCCCGCTGCTGGCTGTGCGGAACCTCCGTCCCGAGGAGTCACAGCATGTAGCCCAGGCCCGGGATCACACCGCAGCCCGGCTGGACAGCGCCGGGTTGGGCGCCGCGGCTCTCTTTGTGCTACAAACCGACTGCCGCAGCAGCGACGGCTGCGAGGAGCTAGAGCGCCTGCGGGCGGCGCTGCGGAGCCAGGCGGAGGCACTGCAGAG GCTCCTGCCACCGGCTCAGGATGGCTTCGAGGTGCTGGGCGCTGCAGAGTTGGAGGCTGTGCGCGAGGCCTTCGAGACGGGTGGCCTGGAGGCGGCGCTGTCATGGGTTCGGGCCGGCCTGGAGCGACTGGGCAGCGCGCGCCTGGACCTGGCCGTGGCCGGTAGGGCTGACGTGAGCTTTGTGCTGAACATGCTACTCGGGTTAGATCCTGACGACCCAGGTGCGGTGCCTGCTTCGGCGCCCGCGGAGCCCATGCCCTACCCGGCCCCAGAGCGCCCCAACGTGGTGCTCTGGACCGTGCCTCTCGGCTCCGCGGGCACTGCTGCCGCCCCCCACCCAACCCACTACGACGCTCTCATCCTCGTCACCCCTGGGCCCCCCACTGAGAAGGACTGGGCCCAAGTCCGGCCCTTGGTGCTACCAGATACGCCGCTGGTCTGCGTGCGAACAGACGGCGAGGGCGAGGATCCGGAGTCCCTGGACGAAGAGGAAAAGAGCGGCGAGAGCTTAGGGAACGCAGGCGGAGGGGGGTTTGAGAATGCACGCAGTGAGGGAAGGGAGAAACGTGGCCCTGGATCGCACAAAGCAGGCAGTGGGGAAGGTTCAGAGGACGCAGGCAGCGAGAGTTTGAAGCCGGTTGGCGTCGGCGTGAAGAAACCGGGCAGCGGGGACTCAGAGCGCGCGGCCGCACTGAGCCCAGAGGACGAGACGTGGGAGGTGCTGGAGGAGGCGCCGCCGCCGGTGTTCCCGCTGCGGCCTGGCGGCCTCCCGGGGCTGTGCGAGTGGCTACGGCGTGCGCTACCCCCGGCACAGGCGGGAGCGCTGCTGCTGGCTCTGCCACCCACGTCTCCCCGCGCGGCCCGGACCAAGGCTGCGGCGCTGCGGGCCGGGGCGTGGCGGCCAGCCCTGTTGGCTAgcctggcggcggcggcggccccggtaccggggctgggctgggcctgcgACGTGGCGCTCCTGCGAGGTCAGCTGGCCGAGTGGCGGCGGGCgctggggctcgaacccgcggCGCTGGCACGACGCGAGCGCGCGCTGGGCCTGGCGCCGGGGGAGCTGGCCGAGCGGACGCGCTTCCCGGGTCCGGTGACGCGCGCCGAAGTGGAGGCGAGGCTGGGCTCGTGGGCGGGCGAGGGCACCGCCGGGGGCGCGGCGCTGGGCGCGCTCTCCTTCCTGTGGCCGGCGGGCGGCGCGGCGGCCACAGGGGGCCTGGGCTACCGCGCGGCGCACGGCGTCCTGCTGCAGGCGCTCGACGAGATGCTGGCCGACGCCGAAGCAGTGCTGGCACCGCAGGTGCCCGCGCAGTGA
- the IRGQ gene encoding immunity-related GTPase family Q protein isoform X1 produces MGVVLLCTGVRNDDVASLPCRTDLSLVRKCVRRSWRARALAPSLFKVRRPWRSERPSAALRRRCKGPCPRGYAFKTHPLLKGMTSAMPPPRGDVTVLFLGPPGSGKSALIAALCDKDVETVEIPDGRPDSGLPSLRAAGPGLFLGELSCPPAAPGPWAAEANMLVLVLPGPEGNEEPLAPALGEAARAALARGTPLLAVRNLRPEESQHVAQARDHTAARLDSAGLGAAALFVLQTDCRSSDGCEELERLRAALRSQAEALQRLLPPAQDGFEVLGAAELEAVREAFETGGLEAALSWVRAGLERLGSARLDLAVAGRADVSFVLNMLLGLDPDDPGAVPASAPAEPMPYPAPERPNVVLWTVPLGSAGTAAAPHPTHYDALILVTPGPPTEKDWAQVRPLVLPDTPLVCVRTDGEGEDPESLDEEEKSGESLGNAGGGGFENARSEGREKRGPGSHKAGSGEGSEDAGSESLKPVGVGVKKPGSGDSERAAALSPEDETWEVLEEAPPPVFPLRPGGLPGLCEWLRRALPPAQAGALLLALPPTSPRAARTKAAALRAGAWRPALLASLAAAAAPVPGLGWACDVALLRGQLAEWRRALGLEPAALARRERALGLAPGELAERTRFPGPVTRAEVEARLGSWAGEGTAGGAALGALSFLWPAGGAAATGGLGYRAAHGVLLQALDEMLADAEAVLAPQVPAQ; encoded by the exons ATGGGAGTGGTCCTTCTCTGCACTGGGGTGCGTAATGATGACGTTGCAAGCCTCCCTTGCCGTACAGACCTAAGCTTAGTGCGCAAGTGTGTTAGGCGCTCCTGGCGCGCACGCGCTTTGGCTCCCTCATTGTTCAAGGTTCGGCGACCGTGGAGGAGCGAGCGCCCTTCGGCCGCTCTGCGCAGGCGCTGCAAAGGGCCCTGTCCCCGAGGTTACGCTTTCAAGACACACCCCCTCCTAAAAGGAATGACGTCAG CCATGCCTCCGCCGCGGGGTGACGTGACCGTCTTATTCCTGGGGCCTCCGGGCTCGGGAAAGTCTGCTCTGATCGCAGCGCTGTGCGACAAGGATGTGGAGACGGTAGAGATCCCCGACGGACGGCCGGATTccgggctccccagcctgagagctGCAGGCCCAGGCCTCTTCCTGGGCGAGCTGAGCTGCCCACCCGCAGCGCCGGGGCCGTGGGCGGCGGAAGCCAACATGCTGGTATTGGTGCTGCCCGGCCCCGAGGGGAATGAGGAACCCTTGGCCCCAGCGCTGGGGGAGGCAGCGCGGGCCGCCCTGGCCCGAGGGACCCCGCTGCTGGCTGTGCGGAACCTCCGTCCCGAGGAGTCACAGCATGTAGCCCAGGCCCGGGATCACACCGCAGCCCGGCTGGACAGCGCCGGGTTGGGCGCCGCGGCTCTCTTTGTGCTACAAACCGACTGCCGCAGCAGCGACGGCTGCGAGGAGCTAGAGCGCCTGCGGGCGGCGCTGCGGAGCCAGGCGGAGGCACTGCAGAG GCTCCTGCCACCGGCTCAGGATGGCTTCGAGGTGCTGGGCGCTGCAGAGTTGGAGGCTGTGCGCGAGGCCTTCGAGACGGGTGGCCTGGAGGCGGCGCTGTCATGGGTTCGGGCCGGCCTGGAGCGACTGGGCAGCGCGCGCCTGGACCTGGCCGTGGCCGGTAGGGCTGACGTGAGCTTTGTGCTGAACATGCTACTCGGGTTAGATCCTGACGACCCAGGTGCGGTGCCTGCTTCGGCGCCCGCGGAGCCCATGCCCTACCCGGCCCCAGAGCGCCCCAACGTGGTGCTCTGGACCGTGCCTCTCGGCTCCGCGGGCACTGCTGCCGCCCCCCACCCAACCCACTACGACGCTCTCATCCTCGTCACCCCTGGGCCCCCCACTGAGAAGGACTGGGCCCAAGTCCGGCCCTTGGTGCTACCAGATACGCCGCTGGTCTGCGTGCGAACAGACGGCGAGGGCGAGGATCCGGAGTCCCTGGACGAAGAGGAAAAGAGCGGCGAGAGCTTAGGGAACGCAGGCGGAGGGGGGTTTGAGAATGCACGCAGTGAGGGAAGGGAGAAACGTGGCCCTGGATCGCACAAAGCAGGCAGTGGGGAAGGTTCAGAGGACGCAGGCAGCGAGAGTTTGAAGCCGGTTGGCGTCGGCGTGAAGAAACCGGGCAGCGGGGACTCAGAGCGCGCGGCCGCACTGAGCCCAGAGGACGAGACGTGGGAGGTGCTGGAGGAGGCGCCGCCGCCGGTGTTCCCGCTGCGGCCTGGCGGCCTCCCGGGGCTGTGCGAGTGGCTACGGCGTGCGCTACCCCCGGCACAGGCGGGAGCGCTGCTGCTGGCTCTGCCACCCACGTCTCCCCGCGCGGCCCGGACCAAGGCTGCGGCGCTGCGGGCCGGGGCGTGGCGGCCAGCCCTGTTGGCTAgcctggcggcggcggcggccccggtaccggggctgggctgggcctgcgACGTGGCGCTCCTGCGAGGTCAGCTGGCCGAGTGGCGGCGGGCgctggggctcgaacccgcggCGCTGGCACGACGCGAGCGCGCGCTGGGCCTGGCGCCGGGGGAGCTGGCCGAGCGGACGCGCTTCCCGGGTCCGGTGACGCGCGCCGAAGTGGAGGCGAGGCTGGGCTCGTGGGCGGGCGAGGGCACCGCCGGGGGCGCGGCGCTGGGCGCGCTCTCCTTCCTGTGGCCGGCGGGCGGCGCGGCGGCCACAGGGGGCCTGGGCTACCGCGCGGCGCACGGCGTCCTGCTGCAGGCGCTCGACGAGATGCTGGCCGACGCCGAAGCAGTGCTGGCACCGCAGGTGCCCGCGCAGTGA